Proteins encoded in a region of the Lathamus discolor isolate bLatDis1 chromosome Z, bLatDis1.hap1, whole genome shotgun sequence genome:
- the LOC136005952 gene encoding heat shock factor protein 5-like, whose product MGPGLARRPVERERPVRPLAGSAMEGLRLPGAVNPRHFPAKLWQLVNSPRCGSVRWDARGEGLVVDRRLFERELLGAEPAGEGAALGPELFKTRSFANFLRQLNLYGFRRLGPGPGPGPGPGPLQDPAGDIGGSSAGPLLHFQSPHFRRGRPELLVRLKRLTSAKKAKLAAGPELPSRPPQRPQRPPSTLGEAARPGLVTVGQAPQPCHPGSFFPSSDRAASCQDPPAFQATTSQQPPVPSRPWQGSVGSLPGHGASPALPGQGAPFPVLHKCSTAVTYTLRTVCSLLPLQRGAPAGASVPDPASCASPGQCLQAPDPTRTAKCCSPPGQGGPLTVSTSAAASTDCAFVQSPEVQPPSAAECLPSDGAHHASEDVEKLPELSYEDVFQFFKEMRDSRGADVVTPEPAESWDGELFESYIRAAIESAAAAESVQDAVTTQGAREEQGQQLDHNPARPSKMFRVEGLFSAAQSPEVQPPSAAECLPSDGAHHASEDVEKLPELSYEDVFQFFKEMRDSRGTDVVTPEPAESWDGELFDSYIRAAIESAAAAESVQDAVTTQGAREEQGEQLDHNPARPSKMFLVEGLFSAAQENANVRCESVTEERELTSGPEAVNKPAAEEAGSSVKPRCRKRRQSSRQDPQEPEGGACKRGCFWRKTAE is encoded by the exons ATGGGGCCGGGCCTTGCCCGGCGGCCGGTGGAGCGCGAGCGGCCGGTGCGTCCGTTGGCGGGGAGCGCCATGGAGGGCCTgcggctgcccggcgctgtCAACCCCAGGCACTTCCCGgccaagctctggcagctggtgaacaGCCCGCGCTGCGGCTCCGTGCGCTGGGATGCCCGTGGCGAGGGGCTGGTCGTGGACCGGCGGCTCTTCGAGCGGGAGCTGCTgggcgcggagccggccggCGAGGGGGCGGCGCTGGGCCCGGAGCTCTTCAAGACCAGGAGCTTCGCCAACTTCCTCCGGCAGCTGAACCTGTACGGGTTCCGCaggctggggccggggccggggccggggccggggcccgggcccctgCAGGACCCGGCGGGGGACATTGGCGGCAGCTCCGCCGGGCCCCTGCTCCACTTCCAGAGCCCCCATTTCCGCCGCGGCCGCCCCGAGCTCCTCGTGCGCCTCAAGCGCCTGACGAGCGCCAAGAAGGCGAAGCTGGCGGCCGGCCCGGAGCTGCCCAGCCGCCCGCCCCAGCGCCCCCAGCGCCCGCCCTCGACGCTCGGCGAGGCTGCCAGGcccg gactggtgactgTAGGACAGGCTCCCCAACCTTGTCATCCAGgcagcttctttccttcctccgaCAGAGCGGCCTCATGCCAGGACCCCCCTGCCTTCCAGGCGACGACATCCCAGCAGCCGCCGGTCCCTTCCAGACCATGGCAGGGTTCCGTTGGGTCGCTGCCAGGGCACGGGgcttccccagctctcccaggccAGGGGGCTCCTTTTCCCGTCCTCCACAAGTGTTCCACGGCGGTCACGTACACTCTCCGGACCGTGTGCTCGCTTCTGCCGCTTCAGCGAGGGGCTCCAGCCGGTGCTTCCGTTCCAGACCCCGCCAGCTGCGCgtctccagggcagtgcttgcaAGCCCCGGATCCAACACGTACGGCAAAA TGT TGTTCACCCCCTGGCCAGGGAGGTCCTCTGACTGTCAGCACCAGTGCTGCGGCGTCCACCGACTGCGCctttgtgcag AGTCCTGAagtgcagccaccttctgcagctgagtgCCTGCCCTCTGATGGGGCACATCATGCATCAGAGGACGTGGAGAAGTTGCCAGAACTGAGTTATGaagatgtgtttcagtttttcaaggAGATGCGTGATTCACGAGGCGCTGATGTAGTGACACCGGAACCTgcggaaagctgggatggagaactGTTTGAAAGCTACATCCGTGCGGCCATAGaaagcgctgctgctgctgaaagcgtGCAAGACGCTGTGACCACGCAGGGGGCCCGTGAAGAACAGGGACAACAACTGGATCACAACCCAGCTCGCCCCTCCAAAATGTTTCGTGTGGAAGGACTGTTTAGTGCTGCTCAA AGTCCTGAagtgcagccaccttctgcagctgagtgCCTGCCCTCTGATGGGGCACATCATGCATCAGAGGACGTGGAGAAGTTGCCAGAACTGAGTTATGaagatgtgtttcagtttttcaaagaGATGCGTGATTCACGAGGCACTGATGTAGTGACACCGGAACCTGcagaaagctgggatggagaactGTTTGACAGCTACATCCGTGCGGCCATAGaaagcgctgctgctgctgaaagcgtGCAAGACGCTGTGACCACGCAGGGGGCCCGTGAAGAGCAGGGAGAACAACTGGATCACAACCCAGCTCGCCCCTCCAAAATGTTTCTTGTGGAAGGACTGTTTAGTGCTGCTCAA GAGAACGCGAATGTGAGGTGTGAATCGGTGACGGAAGAGAGAGAGCTGACTTCAGGACCTGAGGCAGTGAACAaacctgctgcagaagaggcaggGTCGTCTGTAAAGCCGCGGTGCAGGAAGAGGAGACAGAGCTCACGGCAGG ATCCCCAGGAGCCGGAAGGTGGAGCCtgtaagcggggctgcttctggaggaagacaGCAGAGTGA